In a genomic window of Orcinus orca chromosome 12, mOrcOrc1.1, whole genome shotgun sequence:
- the RWDD2A gene encoding RWD domain-containing protein 2A yields MSASMNECLQLQLLEMEMLFSMFPNQGEVKLEDVNALTNIKRYLEGTREALPPKIEFVITLQIEEPKVKIDLQVTMPHSYPYAALQLFGRSSELDRQQQLLLNKGLTSYIGTFDPGELCVCAAIQWLQDNSASYFLNRKLVYEPSAQAKPVKNTFLRMWIYSHHIYQQDLRKKILDIGKRLDVTGFCMTGKPGIICVEGFKEHCEEFWHTIRYPNWKHISCKHAESIETEGNGEDLRLFHSFEELLLEAHGDYGLRNDYHMNLGQFLEFLKKHKSEHVFQILFGIESKSSDS; encoded by the exons ATGTCCGCTTCAATGAACGAATGCCTTCAACTTCAGCTGCTGGAGATGGAAATGCTGTTTTCTATGTTTCCTAACCaaggagaagtaaaacttgaAGATGTCAATGCCCTGACGAATATAAAGAGATATTTGGAAGGCACAAGGGAGGCACTGCCACCAAAAATCGAATTTGTGATTACACTCCAGATCGAGGAGCCCAAG gTGAAAATTGACTTGCAAGTAACCATGCCTCACAGCTACCCCTACGCAGCACTGCAGCTATTTGGACGGTCATCCGAACTTGACAGACAACAGCAGCTCCTTCTCAACAAAGGTCTCACTTCTTACATAGGGACTTTTGATCCAggtgagctgtgtgtgtgtgcagccaTCCAGTGGTTGCAGGACAACAGTGCCTCCTACTTCCTGAACAGGAAGCTCGTGTATGAACCATCTGCACAAGCAAAGCCAGTGAAGAACACATTCCTCCGAATGTGGATCTACAGTCACCACATATATCAGCAGGACCTACGAAAAAAGATTTTGGATATCGGGAAAAGGTTAGATGTGACAGGATTTTGCATGACGGGAAAGCCGGGGATAATCTGTGTGGAAGGCTTCAAAGAGCACTGTGAGGAATTCTGGCACACAATTAGGTATCCCAACTGGAAACACATTTCCTGTAAGCATGCCGAGAGTATCGAAACCGAAGGAAATGGGGAGGACCTGCgccttttccattcttttgaaGAATTACTTCTTGAGGCCCATGGTGACTATGGCTTAAGGAATGACTATCACATGAATCTGGGCCAGTTCTTAGAATTTCTCAAAAAACACAAAAGTGAGCATGTTTTCCAGATATTATTTGGTATCGAAAGCAAAAGTTCTGACTCCTAG